A section of the Polynucleobacter sp. AP-Jannik-300A-C4 genome encodes:
- a CDS encoding tripartite tricarboxylate transporter substrate binding protein, translated as MKNHLISLFKQCAVFLMLASSGVAFAQTTYPNKPVKLVVPFPPGGLIDNVARLITPALSTDLGQAIVVENKPGAGGNLGAAEVAKASPDGYTLLMASPPLSISPAIYKTLPYSPSNIEPIAIFGQLPNVLLVNPDSGINSVAELVKRAKQSPGKMNYGSNGNGTSLNLSAEMLKSQAGIFVVHIPYRGSSLANVALVSKDIDFMFDNLPSALGLIKSGKLKALAVTSTIRNPALPQVPTMQEAGFPNFQVTAYFGIAAPKGLPADIALKLQNSIQKTVAQKEVADSLTKLGATVDFMNASKSAEFIKADAQRWKKVVDYAKIELD; from the coding sequence ATGAAAAATCATCTGATATCCCTATTTAAACAATGTGCAGTTTTTCTGATGCTGGCCAGCTCGGGAGTTGCATTTGCGCAAACCACCTATCCAAATAAGCCCGTCAAGCTGGTAGTGCCATTTCCTCCTGGCGGACTGATCGATAATGTTGCCCGCCTCATTACTCCAGCGCTTTCAACAGATCTTGGGCAAGCTATTGTTGTAGAAAACAAGCCTGGTGCAGGCGGTAATTTAGGTGCCGCAGAGGTTGCAAAAGCAAGCCCCGATGGATATACGCTTCTCATGGCATCCCCGCCACTCTCTATTAGTCCAGCAATTTATAAAACACTGCCTTACAGCCCCAGCAACATTGAACCAATTGCCATTTTTGGGCAGTTGCCGAATGTGCTTTTAGTCAATCCTGACTCCGGAATTAATTCAGTTGCTGAATTAGTAAAACGCGCAAAACAGTCTCCAGGCAAGATGAACTATGGCTCCAACGGCAATGGCACCTCATTGAACCTCAGTGCCGAGATGCTGAAAAGTCAAGCCGGCATTTTTGTAGTTCACATTCCATACAGAGGTTCATCCTTAGCGAATGTAGCTCTAGTATCTAAAGATATCGATTTTATGTTTGACAACCTTCCCTCTGCGCTTGGCTTAATTAAAAGCGGCAAGTTGAAAGCACTTGCTGTTACCAGCACCATTAGAAATCCTGCGCTTCCCCAGGTCCCAACAATGCAAGAAGCAGGCTTTCCGAACTTTCAGGTTACAGCTTATTTCGGTATTGCTGCACCAAAAGGTTTACCAGCAGATATTGCTTTGAAATTACAAAACAGTATTCAAAAGACAGTGGCTCAAAAGGAAGTGGCTGACTCACTGACTAAACTGGGTGCTACTGTAGATTTTATGAATGCCAGCAAGTCAGCTGAATTTATTAAGGCCGATGCACAAAGATGGAAAAAGGTAGTTGATTACGCCAAAATCGAATTAGATTAA
- the hemF gene encoding oxygen-dependent coproporphyrinogen oxidase, with protein sequence MNIAELKNYFLGLQDRITTAMSELDGKAFMVDAWEKPEDSKLKGYGRTCILDGGNILEKGGVGFSHVRGDQMPPSASHHRPEVAGRSFEAMGVSLVFHPNNPKVPTTHMNVRCFIAQAPDKEPVWWFGGGFDLTPYYGVDEDCKHFHQTAKDALDPFGEELYPRFKKWCDEYFYLKHREEPRGIGGVFFDDFNELGFEKSFAMTRAVGDAFIDAYLPIVERRYKDSFTAEEKAFQEYRRGRYVEYNLIFDRGTIFGLHSGGRTESILMSMPPVVQWWYNWQPKPGTPEAKLYDYYLKSRNWLA encoded by the coding sequence ATCAATATTGCAGAATTAAAAAATTACTTTTTAGGACTGCAAGATCGCATCACGACCGCAATGAGTGAGCTCGATGGCAAAGCTTTCATGGTGGATGCCTGGGAAAAACCGGAAGATAGCAAATTAAAAGGTTATGGACGCACCTGTATTTTGGATGGCGGTAATATTCTAGAAAAAGGTGGCGTGGGCTTCTCACATGTCCGTGGCGACCAAATGCCACCATCTGCATCACACCATCGCCCAGAGGTTGCGGGGCGTAGCTTTGAAGCCATGGGCGTTTCACTGGTCTTTCATCCGAACAATCCTAAGGTACCGACCACCCATATGAATGTGCGCTGCTTTATTGCGCAAGCTCCAGACAAAGAACCTGTTTGGTGGTTTGGTGGCGGCTTTGATCTCACGCCCTACTATGGCGTTGATGAAGATTGCAAACACTTCCATCAAACAGCTAAGGATGCTTTAGATCCATTTGGTGAGGAGCTCTATCCGCGATTTAAAAAATGGTGTGATGAATATTTTTACTTAAAACATCGTGAAGAGCCACGCGGTATTGGTGGTGTTTTCTTTGATGACTTTAATGAGCTTGGGTTTGAGAAGAGCTTTGCCATGACGCGCGCTGTTGGCGATGCTTTTATTGATGCTTATCTGCCGATTGTGGAGCGTCGCTATAAAGACAGCTTTACCGCCGAAGAAAAAGCGTTTCAAGAATACCGTCGCGGTCGTTATGTGGAATACAACTTGATATTTGATCGTGGCACTATTTTTGGTCTGCATTCTGGTGGACGTACAGAATCTATTTTAATGTCTATGCCACCAGTAGTTCAGTGGTGGTACAACTGGCAGCCAAAACCTGGCACACCAGAAGCCAAGCTCTACGACTACTACCTCAAGTCGCGTAACTGGCTGGCCTAA
- the rlmH gene encoding 23S rRNA (pseudouridine(1915)-N(3))-methyltransferase RlmH, with translation MRLTIVSVGHKMPEWVATATHDYIKRMPADCSIEIKEIKPDLTPAKEAIKIAAAIPKGSRVIALDERGKDQTTQNLATQLANWRQEGFDITFLIGGADGLDPSLKEGAQAMWRLSSLTLPHAMARVLLVEQLYRAWTILQGHPYHRE, from the coding sequence ATGCGTTTAACAATTGTTTCTGTTGGTCACAAAATGCCTGAATGGGTTGCAACTGCAACCCATGATTACATTAAGCGCATGCCTGCAGACTGCAGCATCGAAATCAAAGAGATTAAGCCCGATCTCACCCCAGCTAAAGAGGCTATCAAAATTGCAGCAGCTATTCCAAAAGGCTCTCGTGTCATTGCGCTGGATGAGCGCGGCAAAGATCAGACCACTCAAAATCTAGCTACGCAACTGGCAAACTGGAGACAAGAAGGTTTTGACATCACCTTTTTGATTGGTGGTGCCGATGGACTCGATCCCAGCCTCAAGGAGGGTGCACAAGCGATGTGGCGCCTCTCAAGCCTGACATTGCCTCATGCAATGGCAAGAGTCTTATTAGTTGAGCAGCTCTATCGAGCTTGGACTATTTTGCAGGGTCACCCCTATCACCGTGAGTAA
- the ltnD gene encoding L-threonate dehydrogenase: MKKVGLIGLGAMGSGMASSLRRAGFDLYVFDVRLDHARQFCEAGGTVCKSIEELGSICEVVISVVVNAAQTEEVLFGSPSSPGLVDSLKPQSVFVMCSTVDPNISISFESRLAEKDILYVDAPISGGAAKAASGEMTMMTSACAAAYEKVNPILDAMSGTVYRLGDKAGIGSKVKVINQLLAGVHIAAAAEAMALGLREGVDANALYEVITHSAGNSWMFENRMAHVLAANYEPLSAVDIFVKDLGIVLDMARASKFPLPLSSTAHQMFMQASTAGFAKEDDSAVIKIFPGIELPKAVK, encoded by the coding sequence ATGAAAAAAGTAGGATTAATCGGGCTGGGCGCCATGGGCTCCGGTATGGCCTCATCTCTCCGAAGAGCGGGTTTTGATCTGTATGTATTTGATGTACGTTTAGATCATGCCCGTCAATTTTGTGAGGCTGGTGGTACGGTCTGTAAGTCAATCGAAGAGTTAGGTTCAATCTGTGAGGTAGTTATCTCAGTCGTAGTGAATGCTGCACAGACTGAAGAGGTTTTGTTTGGCTCACCAAGTAGTCCTGGCTTAGTAGATTCATTAAAGCCCCAGAGTGTTTTCGTGATGTGCTCCACTGTCGATCCTAATATTTCGATTTCATTTGAGTCACGTCTCGCTGAAAAAGATATTCTTTATGTAGATGCCCCTATATCTGGTGGAGCTGCTAAAGCTGCCTCTGGTGAAATGACCATGATGACCTCAGCCTGCGCTGCTGCATATGAAAAGGTGAATCCCATTCTTGATGCGATGTCAGGAACTGTTTATCGCTTAGGCGATAAGGCGGGTATCGGCAGTAAAGTGAAGGTCATTAATCAGCTACTTGCTGGTGTGCACATTGCCGCTGCTGCAGAAGCAATGGCGCTCGGTTTGAGGGAGGGCGTAGATGCAAATGCACTCTACGAGGTGATTACTCATAGTGCTGGTAATAGCTGGATGTTTGAGAACCGCATGGCACATGTGCTTGCGGCTAACTATGAACCTCTATCTGCTGTAGATATATTCGTGAAGGACTTGGGAATAGTTTTAGATATGGCCCGTGCGAGTAAGTTTCCATTACCCCTCTCATCCACTGCACATCAAATGTTTATGCAAGCATCGACTGCTGGTTTTGCTAAGGAAGACGATAGCGCTGTCATTAAAATTTTTCCTGGTATCGAGTTGCCGAAAGCAGTCAAGTGA
- a CDS encoding adenylyltransferase/cytidyltransferase family protein encodes MSSAHLDTPKKIGILGGTFDPPHLGHLKLATHFAKVLHLDALLLVPSGEPWQKDSNITPAELRLKLTEAAGIDLARAFLYLKIPTQIGVDRIEIDRAGPSYAIDTAKVLRERFGSQVSLTWLMGADSLLNLPSWNSWDQLLGFVNFAVASRPHHELSGEMSPEIKALLANHQCNDPDTLEKSPFGRIYLDNSLSVDLSSTELRNQLKSTSRSAIASEHIPSHALEIITNLGLYK; translated from the coding sequence TTGAGCTCAGCGCATTTGGATACCCCAAAAAAAATTGGTATTCTGGGTGGTACGTTTGACCCACCACACCTTGGCCACCTTAAACTGGCTACGCATTTTGCAAAGGTTTTGCATCTCGATGCCTTGTTGCTAGTCCCCAGCGGCGAACCTTGGCAAAAAGACTCTAACATCACGCCTGCTGAGTTACGTCTGAAACTGACTGAAGCAGCAGGCATTGATCTGGCTCGTGCATTTCTGTACTTAAAAATACCGACTCAAATTGGCGTTGATCGCATTGAAATTGATCGTGCAGGCCCGAGCTATGCCATTGATACCGCAAAAGTCCTCAGGGAGCGTTTTGGCTCTCAAGTTAGCCTGACTTGGTTAATGGGGGCCGACTCTCTTCTGAACCTTCCCTCCTGGAACTCCTGGGATCAATTGTTAGGTTTTGTAAATTTCGCAGTAGCCAGCAGGCCTCACCATGAACTTTCCGGGGAGATGAGCCCTGAAATTAAGGCTTTATTGGCAAATCATCAATGTAATGACCCAGATACCCTTGAAAAAAGCCCATTTGGCCGCATCTACCTAGATAACAGTCTTTCAGTAGACCTTTCATCAACCGAATTGCGGAATCAACTTAAAAGCACTTCCCGTAGTGCCATTGCCTCCGAGCACATTCCATCACACGCTTTAGAAATCATCACAAATCTGGGTCTGTATAAGTAA
- a CDS encoding YebC/PmpR family DNA-binding transcriptional regulator, with protein MAGHSKWANIQHRKGRQDEKRGKIWTKLIKEITVAAKLGGGDIATNPRLRLAIDKAKDANMPNDNVQRAIQRGTGSLEGVNYEEIRYEGYGLNGAAIIVDCLTDNRTRTVAEVRHAFAKNGGNMGAEGSVAFMFKHCGQMLFAPGTNEDQLMEIALDAGAEDVITHEDGSLEVLTPVPDFPRVQDALTQAGLKAEIATVTMRPETETEFEGDQAESMQKLLDALENLDDVQEVFTNASL; from the coding sequence ATGGCCGGCCATTCGAAATGGGCCAATATTCAGCACCGCAAAGGACGTCAAGACGAAAAGCGCGGCAAGATTTGGACCAAACTCATTAAAGAAATCACGGTTGCAGCTAAATTAGGCGGCGGCGATATTGCTACGAACCCCCGTTTACGCCTCGCTATTGATAAGGCCAAAGATGCCAATATGCCTAATGACAACGTACAGCGTGCAATTCAGCGTGGTACAGGCTCACTAGAAGGTGTGAACTACGAAGAAATTCGTTATGAGGGTTATGGTCTTAATGGAGCAGCCATCATCGTGGATTGTCTAACCGATAACCGCACTCGTACTGTTGCTGAAGTACGCCATGCATTTGCAAAAAATGGTGGGAATATGGGTGCAGAGGGATCTGTTGCCTTTATGTTTAAACACTGCGGTCAGATGTTATTTGCTCCTGGAACCAATGAAGATCAACTCATGGAAATTGCACTAGATGCAGGCGCTGAGGATGTGATTACCCATGAAGATGGATCACTTGAAGTGCTCACACCAGTTCCCGATTTTCCGAGAGTTCAGGATGCACTCACTCAGGCAGGCTTAAAAGCAGAAATAGCCACCGTAACAATGCGCCCAGAAACAGAGACTGAGTTCGAAGGTGACCAAGCTGAAAGCATGCAAAAACTATTAGATGCCCTTGAGAACCTAGATGATGTGCAAGAAGTATTTACGAATGCTTCTTTGTAA
- the rng gene encoding ribonuclease G yields MNEEILINITPQETRVALIQQGAVQELQIERTRQRGIVGNIYLAKVVRVLPGMQSAFIEIGLERTAFMHVADITQNNPQAQIEKLLFEGQNVLVQVLKDPLGTKGARLTTQLSIAGRNLVYLPPAGTDAATEKYIGVSQRIDQPEEREAIKSRLAGLMPADEKGGIIVRTSAQDASDTELENDMHYLRTTWERIREAVNHKAAPSLLYQDLSLAERVLRDVAGEETIKIRVDSAENFEKLKGFATLYMPNLLDKLTLHRGERALFDLFDVDAEINKALGRRVDLKSGGYLMIDQTESMTTIDVNTGSYVGARNLDDTVFKTNLEAAQAIARQLRLRNLGGIIIIDFIDMLSKDHQESVLHELNRNLDRDHARTSVSDFSSLGLVEMTRKRTRESLAHITCEPCATCQGKGEVKTAQTICYEILREIVREHRQFNPREFRIVAAPDVIDLFLEEENQFLAQLGDFISKPIKLQAEGSFRQEQYDIVLS; encoded by the coding sequence ATGAATGAAGAAATTCTGATCAACATCACCCCACAGGAAACACGGGTGGCATTAATTCAGCAAGGTGCTGTTCAAGAACTGCAAATTGAGCGTACCCGTCAACGCGGTATCGTTGGCAATATTTATTTAGCCAAAGTAGTACGTGTGCTACCGGGTATGCAATCTGCTTTTATTGAAATTGGTTTAGAGCGCACTGCATTTATGCACGTCGCTGATATCACGCAAAACAACCCGCAAGCACAAATTGAAAAGTTGCTCTTTGAGGGTCAAAATGTTTTAGTGCAAGTTCTCAAAGATCCCTTGGGCACTAAAGGTGCGCGCCTCACGACCCAACTCAGTATTGCTGGGCGTAATCTGGTTTACCTGCCCCCCGCCGGTACAGATGCAGCCACAGAAAAATATATTGGCGTATCCCAACGAATTGATCAGCCCGAGGAACGTGAGGCTATCAAGTCACGCCTTGCAGGACTCATGCCCGCAGATGAAAAAGGTGGAATTATCGTGCGCACCAGCGCACAAGATGCCAGCGATACCGAGCTTGAGAACGACATGCATTACCTACGCACGACCTGGGAGAGGATCCGAGAAGCTGTGAACCATAAGGCTGCCCCCAGCCTGCTTTATCAGGACCTTAGCTTGGCTGAACGTGTATTGCGCGATGTTGCTGGTGAAGAAACTATAAAAATTCGGGTTGACTCTGCAGAGAACTTTGAAAAGCTCAAAGGATTCGCTACCTTATACATGCCTAACCTCTTGGATAAGCTTACCCTGCATCGCGGCGAGCGCGCCCTCTTTGATTTATTTGATGTAGATGCTGAAATTAATAAGGCCTTAGGTCGAAGAGTTGATCTCAAGTCAGGCGGCTATCTGATGATTGATCAAACAGAGTCAATGACTACGATTGATGTCAACACAGGTAGTTATGTGGGTGCACGCAATCTTGATGACACCGTCTTCAAAACCAATCTTGAAGCTGCTCAGGCTATCGCTCGTCAACTCCGTTTACGCAATCTTGGTGGGATCATCATCATTGACTTTATTGATATGTTGAGCAAAGACCATCAAGAGTCAGTTTTACATGAACTCAATCGCAATTTAGATCGTGATCACGCTCGTACTTCAGTGAGCGACTTTTCCTCGCTAGGCCTGGTAGAGATGACACGCAAACGCACTCGAGAATCCCTTGCCCACATTACATGCGAGCCCTGCGCTACCTGCCAAGGCAAGGGTGAAGTCAAAACAGCACAAACTATTTGTTACGAGATTTTGCGCGAGATTGTTCGTGAGCATCGCCAATTTAATCCTCGAGAATTTAGAATTGTTGCGGCGCCTGATGTCATTGACCTGTTCCTTGAAGAAGAAAATCAATTTTTGGCGCAGCTTGGCGATTTCATCAGTAAGCCCATCAAACTTCAGGCAGAAGGTAGCTTCCGCCAAGAGCAGTACGACATCGTTCTCAGTTAA
- a CDS encoding nucleoside triphosphate pyrophosphatase: MFSYIYLASQSPRRQELLKQIGVQFEMLVAGPGEDTETLEVPLPNEKARDYVERVTFAKSAIALARWQSSGKPWAPILCADTTVSLPGNPAGEILGKPNDAADAERILKMLSGRVHEVLTSVVLMIDPLTKPLCLVQVSEVEFAHLTQGQIDSYIESGEPFGKAGAYGIQGSGGAFIPSIKGSYSGIMGLPIFEVNQLLDFAKVARI, encoded by the coding sequence ATGTTTTCTTATATTTATCTTGCCTCACAAAGTCCACGTCGCCAAGAGTTACTCAAACAGATTGGCGTCCAATTCGAAATGCTGGTTGCAGGACCGGGTGAAGATACAGAGACTCTTGAAGTTCCTCTCCCCAATGAAAAGGCACGTGATTATGTTGAGCGAGTCACCTTCGCCAAAAGTGCTATTGCATTAGCGAGGTGGCAAAGTAGTGGAAAACCTTGGGCACCCATTCTGTGTGCAGATACCACCGTCAGCTTGCCTGGCAATCCTGCCGGCGAAATTCTGGGAAAACCGAACGATGCCGCCGATGCTGAACGCATTCTAAAAATGCTCAGCGGCCGTGTGCATGAGGTACTCACTTCGGTTGTTCTCATGATCGACCCTCTAACCAAACCCCTTTGTCTAGTGCAAGTCTCCGAAGTGGAGTTTGCCCATTTAACTCAAGGACAAATTGACAGCTATATTGAGAGCGGGGAGCCCTTCGGTAAGGCCGGGGCGTATGGTATTCAAGGTTCGGGAGGGGCTTTTATTCCTTCAATTAAAGGCAGCTATAGCGGTATCATGGGATTACCTATTTTTGAAGTTAACCAATTATTGGATTTCGCTAAAGTTGCCCGCATATGA
- the purD gene encoding phosphoribosylamine--glycine ligase — MKILLVGSGGREHALAWKLAQSPQVQTVYVAPGNGGTATAKQAAAGIENLPISDLQELADFAKREKIHLTVVGPEAPLAAGIVDVFRNNGLRIFGPTQLAAQLESSKDFSKAFMKRHGIPTAEYQTFSNALEAHAYIDAKGAPIVIKADGLAAGKGVVVAMDLAEAHAAVDMMLADNKLGNAGARVVIEEFLTGEEASFIVLVDGKHVLALATSQDHKRLLDADQGPNTGGMGAYSPAPVVTPEIHARALREVIMPTVKGMESDGIPYTGFLYAGLMISPDGKIKTLEFNCRMGDPETQPIMARLRSDLVNALDHAVDGTLNEVELDWDRRTALGVVLAAHNYPDTPRNGDVITGVPADTEDQLTFHAGTKLQDGKLLTSGGRVMCVVGLSDTVRGAQQKAYEAISKIQFDGMQYRKDIGYRAVK; from the coding sequence ATGAAAATTCTTTTAGTTGGATCCGGCGGTCGTGAGCATGCATTGGCATGGAAGCTGGCCCAATCCCCACAAGTTCAAACCGTATATGTAGCACCAGGTAATGGTGGTACCGCAACTGCAAAACAAGCTGCAGCCGGAATTGAAAACCTCCCTATCTCTGACCTTCAAGAGTTGGCAGACTTTGCTAAGCGAGAAAAAATTCATCTAACCGTTGTTGGTCCAGAGGCCCCATTGGCTGCCGGTATCGTAGATGTGTTTCGCAATAATGGCTTGCGCATTTTTGGCCCAACCCAACTTGCCGCCCAATTAGAGTCCTCGAAAGATTTCTCTAAAGCCTTCATGAAGCGCCATGGGATTCCAACGGCTGAGTACCAGACTTTTTCGAACGCATTAGAGGCGCATGCTTATATTGATGCTAAGGGTGCGCCTATTGTGATCAAAGCCGATGGTCTAGCCGCAGGCAAAGGCGTTGTTGTGGCAATGGATCTAGCAGAAGCTCATGCGGCTGTCGATATGATGCTCGCCGATAACAAACTGGGCAATGCCGGTGCACGCGTAGTCATTGAAGAATTTTTAACTGGCGAAGAAGCCAGCTTCATCGTGCTCGTGGATGGCAAGCATGTTTTAGCCTTAGCCACCAGTCAAGATCACAAACGTCTACTCGATGCTGATCAGGGCCCCAACACAGGCGGCATGGGTGCGTACTCTCCAGCCCCAGTTGTTACCCCAGAAATTCATGCACGCGCCTTACGAGAAGTCATCATGCCTACAGTCAAAGGTATGGAGTCTGATGGTATTCCTTACACTGGCTTTCTCTATGCAGGCCTGATGATTTCTCCTGATGGCAAGATCAAGACATTGGAATTTAATTGCCGCATGGGTGACCCAGAAACACAACCCATCATGGCGCGCCTACGTAGTGATTTAGTGAATGCCTTAGATCATGCAGTTGACGGAACTCTAAACGAAGTGGAATTAGACTGGGATCGCCGCACCGCATTAGGTGTAGTGCTCGCAGCCCATAACTATCCAGATACACCGCGCAACGGCGATGTCATCACTGGGGTACCAGCTGATACTGAAGATCAATTGACCTTTCATGCTGGTACTAAGCTACAGGATGGCAAACTTCTCACCTCAGGTGGTCGAGTGATGTGCGTAGTGGGTCTATCAGATACCGTTCGTGGCGCTCAGCAAAAAGCGTATGAGGCCATTTCTAAAATTCAATTTGATGGCATGCAATATCGCAAAGATATTGGCTATCGCGCAGTGAAGTAA
- the otnK gene encoding 3-oxo-tetronate kinase, producing the protein MSILLGCIADDFTGATDLANNLVRNGMRVAQTIGIPQHALNTELDAVVVALKSRNIEPEAAIAQSLEALEYLLAQGAQQIFFKYCSTFDSTPKGNIGPVTEALMAALGADFTIATPAFPDNGRSVFKGYLFVGDQLLSESGMRDHPLTPMTDANLVRVMQAQCQNQVGLIEYQTILAGADAISSRIADLKASNAKIAIVDAVTKDDLYRIAPALKDLPLITGGSGIAIGLPSNFGLQAHPTSSQLPPASGYRAIVSGSCSQATNLQVERFKSLGGEMYVVNPLELNEKSTEQMLQEILTWAKPRLPHGSVLIYSSASPDQVKEVQSQLGVQAAGSAIENLLGSVAKGLVALGVGQLLVAGGETSGACVKALGIDQMQIGQQIDPGVPWCYAKVQNKPLHLALKSGNFGAADFFTSAFSKL; encoded by the coding sequence GTGAGTATTCTTTTAGGTTGTATTGCAGATGACTTTACAGGCGCTACTGACCTGGCGAATAACCTGGTTCGCAATGGCATGCGCGTTGCGCAAACTATTGGTATCCCACAGCACGCATTGAATACTGAGTTGGATGCTGTCGTAGTGGCACTGAAGTCCAGAAATATTGAGCCTGAGGCTGCAATAGCGCAGTCATTAGAGGCTTTAGAGTATCTTCTCGCGCAAGGAGCGCAACAGATCTTCTTTAAATATTGCTCTACCTTTGACAGCACCCCTAAAGGGAATATTGGCCCGGTTACAGAGGCGCTGATGGCAGCCTTGGGGGCTGACTTTACTATTGCAACCCCTGCTTTTCCGGATAATGGGCGGAGTGTATTTAAGGGATATTTATTTGTCGGCGATCAATTGTTGAGCGAGTCTGGCATGCGTGATCACCCCTTAACCCCAATGACTGATGCAAATCTTGTGAGAGTAATGCAGGCTCAATGCCAAAATCAGGTGGGATTGATTGAGTACCAAACTATTCTTGCCGGTGCTGATGCAATCTCCTCAAGAATCGCCGACTTAAAAGCATCCAATGCAAAAATTGCCATTGTTGATGCAGTGACTAAGGATGACTTGTATCGTATCGCACCAGCATTAAAAGATCTCCCTCTAATTACTGGAGGCTCCGGTATTGCTATTGGACTGCCTTCTAACTTTGGTCTGCAAGCGCATCCAACGTCTAGCCAGCTTCCACCTGCTAGCGGATATCGCGCCATTGTTTCGGGCAGTTGTTCTCAGGCCACTAACCTCCAAGTTGAGCGCTTTAAAAGTTTAGGTGGTGAAATGTATGTCGTGAATCCACTTGAATTAAATGAGAAATCTACAGAGCAAATGTTGCAGGAGATCTTAACTTGGGCAAAGCCTCGACTCCCACATGGCTCAGTCTTGATTTACTCATCAGCAAGCCCTGATCAGGTAAAAGAAGTGCAATCACAGCTTGGTGTTCAGGCTGCTGGTAGCGCAATTGAAAACCTTTTAGGCTCGGTTGCCAAAGGCCTTGTTGCTCTTGGAGTTGGGCAGTTATTGGTAGCTGGCGGAGAGACCTCCGGTGCATGCGTGAAAGCTTTGGGTATTGATCAAATGCAGATTGGTCAGCAAATTGACCCAGGCGTACCTTGGTGTTATGCAAAGGTTCAGAATAAGCCTCTACATCTTGCGTTAAAGTCTGGGAACTTTGGCGCAGCAGATTTTTTTACAAGTGCCTTCTCAAAACTGTGA
- a CDS encoding aldolase — protein sequence MNEQLAREEICRIGKSLFDRSYVHATAGNISVRIEDGFLITPTDACLGFLDPDRLAKIDIHGQQLSGDKASKTMALHAAIYNKARQFDQDTSCIIHTHSTHCVALTLESNPFTDDGVLPELLPAITPYFVMKVGHVPTIPYASPGSVKTIGFVEKAIEAYGRAGIPLRACMLSRLGPYVWNNSPSSAMATLEELEETAKLFYLKNVPINSLTDAQLNELRTAFAVRW from the coding sequence ATGAATGAGCAATTAGCAAGAGAAGAGATTTGCCGGATTGGAAAAAGTTTGTTTGATCGATCCTATGTCCATGCAACTGCGGGCAATATTAGCGTTCGTATTGAGGATGGTTTTTTAATTACACCCACAGATGCCTGTCTCGGATTCCTTGATCCTGATCGATTGGCTAAGATTGACATTCATGGTCAGCAACTTAGCGGTGATAAAGCTAGTAAAACAATGGCCTTGCATGCTGCCATTTACAACAAAGCAAGACAATTTGATCAAGATACCTCTTGCATTATTCATACTCACAGCACTCACTGCGTAGCCTTGACTCTGGAATCCAATCCATTTACGGACGATGGAGTTTTGCCTGAATTATTACCTGCAATCACGCCATATTTTGTGATGAAGGTTGGTCATGTCCCAACAATTCCCTATGCAAGCCCTGGCTCTGTAAAAACTATTGGATTTGTAGAGAAGGCAATCGAAGCTTATGGAAGGGCAGGAATACCTTTGCGAGCTTGCATGCTGTCACGCCTAGGGCCATATGTTTGGAACAACTCACCCAGTTCAGCAATGGCTACCCTAGAGGAGTTGGAAGAAACGGCAAAACTGTTTTACCTCAAAAATGTGCCGATCAATTCGCTTACGGATGCACAGTTAAATGAACTGCGGACTGCATTTGCAGTCCGCTGGTAG